In Drosophila nasuta strain 15112-1781.00 chromosome 2R, ASM2355853v1, whole genome shotgun sequence, a single genomic region encodes these proteins:
- the LOC132784625 gene encoding probable mitochondrial import inner membrane translocase subunit Tim17 1, with translation MEEYSREPCPFRIVEDCGGAFAMGFVGGSIFQAIKGFRNAPCGVQRRLAGGMAAVRARAALVGGSFAIWGGTFSAIDCTLVYGRGKEDPWNSIISGAATGGVLAARGGVTAMLSSALVGGVLLALIEGASIAVSHYTADNYRQISVVERMQLYNDRQMRQLKQQQQQLASFYAEPNEGNSMPA, from the exons ATGGAGGAATATTCACGCGAACCGTGTCCATTTCGCATTGTCGAGGATTGTGGTGGCGCCTTTGCCATGGGCTTTGTGGGCGGCTCAATCTTTCAGGCCATTAAGGGATTTCGCAATGCACCCTGCGGCGTGCAACGTCGTCTGGCCGGTGGCATGGCCGCGGTGCGAGCACGTGCCGCATTGGTTGGTGGCAGCTTTGCCATTTGGGGCGGCACCTTCAGTGCCATCGATTGCACATTGGTCTACGGTCGCGGCAAGGAAGATCCATGGAATTCAATCATTAGTGGTGCAGCCACTGGCGGTGTGCTTGCAGCACGTGGAG GTGTCACCGCAATGCTGAGCAGTGCTTTAGTTGGAGGCGTGTTGCTCGCGCTCATAGAGGGCGCCAGTATTGCCGTCTCGCACTATACGGCCGATAACTATCGCCAGATATCGGTGGTGGAACGCATGCAGCTTTACAATGACCGTCAGATGCGtcagctgaagcagcagcagcaacagcttgcCAGCTTCTATGCGGAGCCAAATGAG GGCAACTCGATGCCGGCTTAG